A section of the Triticum dicoccoides isolate Atlit2015 ecotype Zavitan chromosome 7A, WEW_v2.0, whole genome shotgun sequence genome encodes:
- the LOC119331688 gene encoding polygalacturonase At1g48100-like produces the protein MAAARLGLPRLMLAMLVLAALLGVGVDGRNHMHKKPPRAGVGSRHRAAAKVGTVASSPAVPPDDDAAPLVAPPPGGIVPSDPATPFRPEPCVFDVRAYGATGESTADDTEAFRAAWRAACAVESAVLLVPSDGTFTISTTTFSGPCKPGLVFQVDGVLMPPDGPDCWPPSDNRRQWLVFSGLDGLTLRGAGTIEGNGEEWWNLPCKPHRGPNGSTLHGPCDSPTLIRFFESSNLVVRGLRVENSPEFHFRFDGCSDVLVDGLFIRSPANSPNTDGIHVENTERVGIYNSKISNGDDCISIGTGSYDVDIQNVTCGPGHGISIGSLGVHNSQACVANVTVRNAVIRNSDNGLRIKTWQGGMGSVSGIAFDGVTMENVRNCIIIDQYYCQDKRCMNQSTAVHVTDVSYANVRGSYDVRSAPIHFACSHTVPCTMAEVELLPFSGELVDDPYCWSAYGAQQTPTIPPVSCLQDGVPEALLDNPDLKCR, from the exons ATGGCGGCTGCGAGGCTGGGTCTGCCGCGGTTGATGCTGGCGATGCTTGTACTGGCGGCATTGCTCGGTGTCGGCGTCGACGGGAGGAACCACATGCACAAGAAGCCTCCTCGTGCTGGCGTCGGCTCTCGGCACAGGGCTGCCGCGAAGGTGGGAACGGTGGCGTCGTCGCCGGCCGTTCCACCGGACGACGACGCGGCGCCTTTGGTGGCCCCGCCGCCGGGCGGCATTGTCCCGTCTGACCCGGCCACGCCGTTCCGGCCGGAGCCGTGCGTGTTCGACGTCCGGGCGTACGGCGCGACGGGCGAGAGCACGGCGGACGACACCGAGGCCTTCCGGGCGGCGTGGAGGGCGGCCTGCGCCGTTGAGTCGGCCGTGCTGCTGGTGCCGTCCGACGGCACCTTCACCATCTCTACCACCACCTTCTCCGGGCCGTGCAAGCCCGGCCTCGTGTTCCAA GTGGACGGGGTGCTGatgccgccggacgggccggactgcTGGCCACCGTCGGACAACCGGCGGCAGTGGCTGGTCTTCTCCGGCCTGGACGGCCTGACGCTGCGCGGCGCCGGCACCATCGAGGGCAACGGCGAGGAGTGGTGGAACCTCCCCTGCAAGCCCCACAGG GGTCCGAACGGGTCCACGCTGCACGGGCCTTGCGACAGCCCCACG CTGATCAGGTTCTTCGAGAGCAGCAACCTGGTGGTGCGGGGCCTGAGGGTGGAGAACAGCCCCGAGTTCCACTTCCGGTTCGACGGCTGCAGCGACGTGCTCGTCGACGGGCTATTCATCAGGTCCCCGGCCAACAGCCCCAACACCGACGGCATCCACGTCGAGAACACGGAGCGTGTCGGCATCTACAACTCCAAGATCAGCAACG GCGATGATTGCATCTCCATCGGTACCGGGAGCTACGACGTGGACATACAGAACGTAACGTGTGGCCCTGGGCACGGCATAAG CATCGGCAGCCTGGGCGTGCACAACTCGCAGGCGTGCGTGGCGAACGTGACGGTGCGGAACGCGGTGATCCGGAACTCGGACAACGGGCTGCGGATCAAGACATGGCAGGGTGGCATGGGGTCGGTGTCCGGCATCGCCTTCGACGGGGTGACCATGGAGAACGTGCGCAACTGCATCATCATCGACCAGTACTACTGCCAGGACAAGCGGTGCATGAACCAGTCCACGGCCGTGCACGTCACCGACGTCTCCTACGCCAACGTCCGGGGCTCCTACGACGTGCGCAGCGCGCCCATCCACTTCGCCTGCAGTCACACCGTGCCCTGCACCATGGCCGAGGTCGAGCTGCTGCCCTTCAGCGGCGAGCTCGTCGACGACCCCTACTGCTGGAGCGCCTACGGGGCGCAGCAGACGCCCACCATCCCGCCCGTCTCCTGCCTCCAGGACGGCGTCCCGGAGGCCCTCCTCGACAACCCCGATCTCAAGTGCCGATGA